From one Misgurnus anguillicaudatus chromosome 2, ASM2758022v2, whole genome shotgun sequence genomic stretch:
- the mfsd8l2 gene encoding major facilitator superfamily domain-containing protein 8 isoform X1, with translation MDYQRKRKLSFITIGLIFLLSGVEYAVILPTIWRYLQLLEAPPYFLGLGLSAFSFSGLVTGPVFGHWSDRIKTTKTIILFSNVFEIVGNFMYFIGYSKWLLLSSRLVAGIGAGAGSSIFGFLTRTTLPEERARVFAAVMACRQAGLLIGPAFNIFLRLCDFKLGPFVVNKYTSPGLFMCAMWLLMQFAVMGLYWDIPPMGSITEHHTPLTEVKREEQEPLMSLEDEDGAAGMDLYSSHNPEQTETQLSSESPSPPPTTSNPFDNFSASHEFLREEVVVLLTAQFITLFNQTALETMVTPLTQKNFGFGELGNSVMYSLCGVEVIAGFFLVRWLSRVLEDRVVLAVGLLICSGACVWCLIFLANPQGGFAFVLMEFIIGVFLQLLGLPFVAVSQVSLFSKVTAEKTQGFSQGVRRSVGGLATILGPLWAGGLIENLYVMLGMMMLLLTLIMIMMALSYDKLVEPPKVEHAEDSEN, from the exons ATGGATTAccaaagaaaaagaaaactgtCTTTTATCACTATTGGATTAATATTTCTGTTAAGTGGAGTTGAATATG CTGTTATTCTTCCCACTATATGGCGATATCTGCAGTTGTTAGAGGCACCTCCTTATTTTCTTGGTTTGGGTCTGTCTGCGTTCAGCTTCAGTGGTCTGGTGACAGGTCCAGTGTTTGGGCACTGGTCAGATAGGATTAAAACTACAAAAACCATCATCCTCTTCTCCAATGTGTTTGAAATTGTGG GAAACttcatgtattttattggatATTCAAAATGGCTTCTGTTGTCCAGTCGTCTTGTTGCAG GAATTGGTGCAGGTGCTGGTTCCTCCATCTTTGGGTTCCTCACACGGACCACCCTCCCTGAAGAACGTGCTAGAGTCTTTGCTGCTGTTATGGCGTGTCGTCAGGCTGGACTTCTGATTG GGCCTGCTTTTAATATCTTTCTGAGATTGTGTGATTTCAAACTGGGTCCTTTCGTTGTAAATAAGTATACCTCACCTGGG CTCTTCATGTGCGCAATGTGGCTGCTCATGCAGTTTGCAGTGATGGGGCTTTACTGGGACATCCCACCAATGGGCTCCATCACTGAGCATCACACTCCCCTCACAGAGGTCAAGCGTGAGGAGCAGGAGCCTCTTATGAGCCTGGAGGATGAAGACGGAGCCGCAGGTATGGACTTGTACAGCTCACACAACCCTGAGCAGACAGAGACCCAACTGTCATCGGAAAGCCCATCTCCTCCTCCAACAACATCTAACCCGTTTGATAACTTCAGTGCAAGCCATG agTTTCTTCGGGAGGAGGTGGTGGTCCTCCTCACTGCTCAGTTCATCACTCTCTTCAATCAGACTGCACTTGAG ACCATGGTGACCCCTCTGACGCAGAAAAATTTTGGCTTTGGTGAACTGGGGAACAGTGTGATGTACAGCCTGTGTGGTGTGGAGGTAATTGCGGGCTTCTTCCTGGTGCGCTGGCTGAGCCGTGTGCTGGAGGACCGGGTGGTGCTGGCGGTGGGGCTGCTCATCTGCAGTGGCGCTTGCGTTTGGTGCCTTATCTTCCTTGCCAATCCACAGG gTGGTTTTGCATTTGTGTTGATGGAGTTCATCATTGGAGTGTTCCTGCAGTTACTGGGACTGCCTTTCGTCGCCGTCTCTCAGGTTTCCCTTTTTTCTAAGGTGACAGCTGAAAAGACACAAG GCTTTAGTCAGGGTGTGAGGCGTTCAGTCGGGGGCCTCGCCACCATCCTCGGTCCTCTGTGGGCGGGTGGATTAATAGAAAATCTATATGTGATGTTGGGTATGATGATGCTTCTGCTGACCCTCATCATG ATCATGATGGCGTTGTCCTATGACAAGCTGGTGGAGCCGCCCAAGGTTGAGCACGCAGAGGACTCCGAAAATTAA
- the kcnmb3 gene encoding calcium-activated potassium channel subunit beta-3, whose amino-acid sequence QRALFHRDVIHEQTQLDTSWRKERDLKCNEKARAQVPESSVGEDRAVLLGFTMMTLSILMYFLVGIAMVKPCLDSNWTDSNCTLIKADILDETMDCRGIVSYKCLRVFVNVTSLEKTVQLHYDEEAVRFNPKCFYSPKCQRNKTEVQAEASNIKNALLSTQGENMNCYLNPKYPDVALLRSKYSVRMALYYLLWPSLILFGGILLVGLVKVNQRLAYLCTEIARDEVLGKQNKLTEGAIYRLLRCRPGGTGEQNDTVC is encoded by the exons CAGAGAGCTCTGTTCCACAGAGATGTCATCCACGAGCAAACCCAGCTGGACACCAGCTGGAGGAAAGAAAGAGATTTGAAGTGCAATGAGAAAGCCAGAGCTCAAGTACCTGAGTCCAGTGTGGGAGAAGATCGAGCCGTCCTCTTGGGCTTCACCATGATGACCTTGTCCATCCTCATGTACTTTCTGGTGGGAATCGCAATGGTGAAACCATGTCTAGACAG TAACTGGACAGACTCCAACTGCACATTGATCAAGGCTGATATTCTGGATGAAACAATGGACTGCCGTGGCATTGTTAGCTATAAATGTCTGCGTGTCTTTGTCAACGTCACGTCCCTTGAAAAAACAGTTCAACTTCACTATGATGAAGAGGCTGTGAGATTCAACCCAAAG TGTTTTTACAGTCCGAAATGCCAACGAAACAAGACCGAAGTACAGGCTGAGGCCAGTAACATCAAAAATGCTTTGTTGAGTACTCAGGGTGAAAACATGAACTGCTATCTCAATCCTAAATACCCAGATGTCGCCCTCTTGAGGAGCAAATACTCAGTGCGAATGGCTTTGTATTACCTGCTGTGGCCCAGCCTCATTCTTTTTGGTGGTATTCTCTTGGTGGGACTGGTGAAGGTCAACCAGCGTCTGGCTTACCTCTGTACTGAGATCGCTAGAGATGAGGTACTGGGCAAACAGAATAAACTCACAGAGGGGGCAATCTACAGACTCTTACGGTGCAGGCCGGGAGGCACCGGCGAGCAGAATGATACAGTTTGCTGA
- the kcnmb2a gene encoding calcium-activated potassium channel subunit beta-2, giving the protein MFIIKGTKTVPQENRIISKRLYDLKDKKRRETALKAGEDRAILLGLGMVLSSVMMYFVIGITMVHAYTDSAWTEETTCTVLNSSLTKYVNCTYGCGSDCWRISKYPCLQVYVRLNTTGRIGLLSLSEEMLEISSECFYVPKFQKDHSALRVLITNISEHVKMHQQVTCYSSEHQASILLNNIYKSSSVFHALFWPSCMLSGGTLIILMVKFTQYLSILCEQIGKVAR; this is encoded by the exons atgtttattataaaagGGACCAAAACAGTTCCACAAGAAAACAG GATCATTTCGAAGAGGTTATATGACCTTAAGGACAAGAAAAGGAGAGAAACGGCATTGAAGGCAGGGGAGGACAGAGCCATTCTTTTGGGACTGGGGATGGTGCTTAGCTCTGTCATGATGTATTTTGTGATCGGCATCACAATGGTGCATGCTTACACAGACAG TGCATGGACAGAGGAGACCACCTGCACTGTGCTGAACTCATCTTTAACAAAATATGTCAACTGTACATATGGCTGTGGTTCGGACTGTTGGCGAATCTCCAAGTACCCCTGTCTACAGGTCTATGTCAGGCTGAACACAACCGGCCGCATAGGACTGCTCTCTCTCAGTGAGGAGATGCTGGAGATTAGCTCCGAG TGTTTCTATGTGCCGAAATTCCAGAAGGATCACTCCGCCCTGCGTGTCCTGATCACGAACATTTCTGAGCATGTGAAGATGCACCAGCAGGTAACGTGCTACTCCAGCGAGCATCAGGCCAGCATCCTTCTgaacaacatttataaaagcagTTCAGTTTTCCACGCTCTCTTCTGGCCGTCTTGTATGTTATCTGGAGGAACCCTCATCATCCTAATGGTCAAATTTACTCAATACCTCTCCATACTGTGTGAGCAGATTGGCAAAGTTGCTAGGTGA
- the mfsd8l2 gene encoding major facilitator superfamily domain-containing protein 8 isoform X2 — translation MDYQRKRKLSFITIGLIFLLSGVEYGIGAGAGSSIFGFLTRTTLPEERARVFAAVMACRQAGLLIGPAFNIFLRLCDFKLGPFVVNKYTSPGLFMCAMWLLMQFAVMGLYWDIPPMGSITEHHTPLTEVKREEQEPLMSLEDEDGAAGMDLYSSHNPEQTETQLSSESPSPPPTTSNPFDNFSASHEFLREEVVVLLTAQFITLFNQTALETMVTPLTQKNFGFGELGNSVMYSLCGVEVIAGFFLVRWLSRVLEDRVVLAVGLLICSGACVWCLIFLANPQGGFAFVLMEFIIGVFLQLLGLPFVAVSQVSLFSKVTAEKTQGFSQGVRRSVGGLATILGPLWAGGLIENLYVMLGMMMLLLTLIMIMMALSYDKLVEPPKVEHAEDSEN, via the exons ATGGATTAccaaagaaaaagaaaactgtCTTTTATCACTATTGGATTAATATTTCTGTTAAGTGGAGTTGAATATG GAATTGGTGCAGGTGCTGGTTCCTCCATCTTTGGGTTCCTCACACGGACCACCCTCCCTGAAGAACGTGCTAGAGTCTTTGCTGCTGTTATGGCGTGTCGTCAGGCTGGACTTCTGATTG GGCCTGCTTTTAATATCTTTCTGAGATTGTGTGATTTCAAACTGGGTCCTTTCGTTGTAAATAAGTATACCTCACCTGGG CTCTTCATGTGCGCAATGTGGCTGCTCATGCAGTTTGCAGTGATGGGGCTTTACTGGGACATCCCACCAATGGGCTCCATCACTGAGCATCACACTCCCCTCACAGAGGTCAAGCGTGAGGAGCAGGAGCCTCTTATGAGCCTGGAGGATGAAGACGGAGCCGCAGGTATGGACTTGTACAGCTCACACAACCCTGAGCAGACAGAGACCCAACTGTCATCGGAAAGCCCATCTCCTCCTCCAACAACATCTAACCCGTTTGATAACTTCAGTGCAAGCCATG agTTTCTTCGGGAGGAGGTGGTGGTCCTCCTCACTGCTCAGTTCATCACTCTCTTCAATCAGACTGCACTTGAG ACCATGGTGACCCCTCTGACGCAGAAAAATTTTGGCTTTGGTGAACTGGGGAACAGTGTGATGTACAGCCTGTGTGGTGTGGAGGTAATTGCGGGCTTCTTCCTGGTGCGCTGGCTGAGCCGTGTGCTGGAGGACCGGGTGGTGCTGGCGGTGGGGCTGCTCATCTGCAGTGGCGCTTGCGTTTGGTGCCTTATCTTCCTTGCCAATCCACAGG gTGGTTTTGCATTTGTGTTGATGGAGTTCATCATTGGAGTGTTCCTGCAGTTACTGGGACTGCCTTTCGTCGCCGTCTCTCAGGTTTCCCTTTTTTCTAAGGTGACAGCTGAAAAGACACAAG GCTTTAGTCAGGGTGTGAGGCGTTCAGTCGGGGGCCTCGCCACCATCCTCGGTCCTCTGTGGGCGGGTGGATTAATAGAAAATCTATATGTGATGTTGGGTATGATGATGCTTCTGCTGACCCTCATCATG ATCATGATGGCGTTGTCCTATGACAAGCTGGTGGAGCCGCCCAAGGTTGAGCACGCAGAGGACTCCGAAAATTAA
- the mfsd8l2 gene encoding major facilitator superfamily domain-containing protein 8 isoform X3, whose amino-acid sequence MYFIGYSKWLLLSSRLVAGIGAGAGSSIFGFLTRTTLPEERARVFAAVMACRQAGLLIGPAFNIFLRLCDFKLGPFVVNKYTSPGLFMCAMWLLMQFAVMGLYWDIPPMGSITEHHTPLTEVKREEQEPLMSLEDEDGAAGMDLYSSHNPEQTETQLSSESPSPPPTTSNPFDNFSASHEFLREEVVVLLTAQFITLFNQTALETMVTPLTQKNFGFGELGNSVMYSLCGVEVIAGFFLVRWLSRVLEDRVVLAVGLLICSGACVWCLIFLANPQGGFAFVLMEFIIGVFLQLLGLPFVAVSQVSLFSKVTAEKTQGFSQGVRRSVGGLATILGPLWAGGLIENLYVMLGMMMLLLTLIMIMMALSYDKLVEPPKVEHAEDSEN is encoded by the exons atgtattttattggatATTCAAAATGGCTTCTGTTGTCCAGTCGTCTTGTTGCAG GAATTGGTGCAGGTGCTGGTTCCTCCATCTTTGGGTTCCTCACACGGACCACCCTCCCTGAAGAACGTGCTAGAGTCTTTGCTGCTGTTATGGCGTGTCGTCAGGCTGGACTTCTGATTG GGCCTGCTTTTAATATCTTTCTGAGATTGTGTGATTTCAAACTGGGTCCTTTCGTTGTAAATAAGTATACCTCACCTGGG CTCTTCATGTGCGCAATGTGGCTGCTCATGCAGTTTGCAGTGATGGGGCTTTACTGGGACATCCCACCAATGGGCTCCATCACTGAGCATCACACTCCCCTCACAGAGGTCAAGCGTGAGGAGCAGGAGCCTCTTATGAGCCTGGAGGATGAAGACGGAGCCGCAGGTATGGACTTGTACAGCTCACACAACCCTGAGCAGACAGAGACCCAACTGTCATCGGAAAGCCCATCTCCTCCTCCAACAACATCTAACCCGTTTGATAACTTCAGTGCAAGCCATG agTTTCTTCGGGAGGAGGTGGTGGTCCTCCTCACTGCTCAGTTCATCACTCTCTTCAATCAGACTGCACTTGAG ACCATGGTGACCCCTCTGACGCAGAAAAATTTTGGCTTTGGTGAACTGGGGAACAGTGTGATGTACAGCCTGTGTGGTGTGGAGGTAATTGCGGGCTTCTTCCTGGTGCGCTGGCTGAGCCGTGTGCTGGAGGACCGGGTGGTGCTGGCGGTGGGGCTGCTCATCTGCAGTGGCGCTTGCGTTTGGTGCCTTATCTTCCTTGCCAATCCACAGG gTGGTTTTGCATTTGTGTTGATGGAGTTCATCATTGGAGTGTTCCTGCAGTTACTGGGACTGCCTTTCGTCGCCGTCTCTCAGGTTTCCCTTTTTTCTAAGGTGACAGCTGAAAAGACACAAG GCTTTAGTCAGGGTGTGAGGCGTTCAGTCGGGGGCCTCGCCACCATCCTCGGTCCTCTGTGGGCGGGTGGATTAATAGAAAATCTATATGTGATGTTGGGTATGATGATGCTTCTGCTGACCCTCATCATG ATCATGATGGCGTTGTCCTATGACAAGCTGGTGGAGCCGCCCAAGGTTGAGCACGCAGAGGACTCCGAAAATTAA